The Equus caballus isolate H_3958 breed thoroughbred chromosome 12, TB-T2T, whole genome shotgun sequence genome contains a region encoding:
- the OVOL1 gene encoding putative transcription factor Ovo-like 1 has protein sequence MPRAFLVKKPCVSTCKRNWSELPDEERGEIYVPVSLGFCPPQPYQEPEPSVAEPPSCPLALDMSLRDSSYSVVPGPCVVAQLPSEDMGRLADPQSRDHGFLRTKMKVTLGDSPSGDLFTCHICQKAFTYQRMLNRHMKCHNDVKRHLCTYCGKGFNDTFDLKRHVRTHTGVRPYKCSLCDKAFTQRCSLESHLKKIHGVQQKYAYKERRAKLYVCEECGCTSESQEGHVLHLKEHHPDSPLLRKTSKKVAMALQNTVTSLLQSNHHL, from the exons ATGCCCCGCGCGTTTCTCGTGAAGAAGCCGTGCGTCTCCACGTGCAAGAGGAACTGGAGCGAGCTCCCAGACGAGGAGCGCGGCGAGATCTACGTGCCAG TCAGCCTGGGCTTCTGCCCACCACAGCCCTACCAGGAGCCAGAGCCATCGGTGGCTGAACCCCCTTCTTGCCCCCTGGCTTTGGACATGAGCCTTCGGGACTCCAGCTACAGTGTGGTCCCTGGGCCCTGCGTGGTGGCCCAGCTTCCCTCTGAAGACATGGGCCGCTTGGCAGACCCCCAGAGCAGAGACCATGGCTTCCTGCGCACCAAAATGAAG GTGACCCTGGGGGACAGTCCCAGTGGAGACCTCTTCACCTGCCACATCTGCCAGAAGGCATTCACCTACCAGCGAATGCTGAATCGCCACATGAAGTGTCACAATGATGTCAAGAGGCACCTCTGCACCTACTGTGGGAAGGGCTTCAATGACACCTTCGACCTGAAGAGACACGTCCGCACCCACACGG GCGTGCGGCCCTACAAATGCAGCCTGTGTGACAAGGCCTTCACGCAGCGCTGCTCTCTGGAGTCTCATCTCAAGAAGATCCACGGCGTGCAGCAGAAGTACGCATACAAGGAGCGGCGGGCCAAGCTATACGTGTGCGAGGAGTGTGGCTGCACGTCTGAGAGCCAGGAGGGCCACGTCCTGCACCTGAAGGAGCACCACCCCGACAGCCCGCTGCTGCGCAAGACCTCTAAGAAGGTGGCCATGGCCCTGCAGAACACCGTCACCTCCCTGCTACAGAGCAACCACCACCTCTGA